A region of Streptomyces sp. NBC_01788 DNA encodes the following proteins:
- a CDS encoding helix-turn-helix domain-containing protein has protein sequence MELSMEQAAELRELVSSRDVPADIATRGRIVLWSAEGRRRKDIAELLGVSLPTVDRWKRRYAEHGVAGLEGDRPGGAREQVPARVRARVIALTRMTPPDGTGLSHWSTRELAKYLKRTEDVEAAGTGNRAAATVPVPDPAQVRLPSSNLVQWTPSVDMRQLPAPKLSPHR, from the coding sequence ATGGAGCTTTCCATGGAACAGGCCGCCGAGCTGCGGGAGTTGGTGAGCAGTCGGGACGTGCCTGCGGATATAGCCACGCGGGGCCGGATCGTGCTGTGGTCGGCTGAGGGGCGTCGGCGCAAGGACATCGCCGAGCTGCTGGGAGTGTCGCTGCCTACGGTGGACCGCTGGAAGCGCCGTTATGCCGAGCACGGCGTGGCCGGGCTGGAAGGCGACCGGCCCGGCGGGGCCCGGGAGCAAGTGCCGGCACGGGTACGGGCCCGGGTGATTGCGCTGACGCGTATGACGCCGCCGGACGGCACTGGTCTTTCGCACTGGTCCACACGCGAGTTGGCGAAGTACCTGAAGCGGACTGAGGACGTTGAAGCGGCGGGGACTGGAAACCGAGCGGCAGCCACCGTGCCAGTCCCCGACCCTGCTCAGGTCCGGTTGCCCAGTTCGAACCTGGTCCAGTGGACACCGTCGGTGGATATGCGCCAGCTTCCCGCGCCGAAGCTGTCGCCCCACAGGTAG
- a CDS encoding alpha/beta fold hydrolase — translation MSATVSFEVPSAHGPRTVTLSYARVGDGEPLLLLHGIGHHRQAWDPVVHLLAPEREVITMDLPGFGASPALPEGLRHDLPTMNVVLGALCEALEIERPHVAGNSLGGLLALELGREKLVRSVTALAPAGFWTQSERRYAFGVLRTMRALARRMPLPLVERLSRTAAGRSVLTSTIYARPARRSPEAVVAETLALARASGFEEILRTGVGVRFTDVLPGIPVTVAWGTKDRLLVRRQGARAKQIIPRARLVRLPGCGHVPMNDDPALVARVLLDGSR, via the coding sequence ATGTCCGCCACCGTCTCCTTCGAGGTCCCCTCCGCGCACGGCCCGCGGACCGTGACCCTCTCCTACGCGCGCGTGGGCGACGGCGAACCGCTCCTCCTGCTGCACGGCATCGGACACCACCGCCAGGCCTGGGACCCGGTGGTCCACCTGCTCGCGCCCGAACGCGAGGTGATCACCATGGACCTGCCGGGCTTCGGCGCCTCCCCCGCGCTGCCCGAGGGGCTCCGGCACGACCTGCCCACGATGAACGTGGTCCTGGGCGCCCTGTGCGAGGCGCTGGAGATAGAACGGCCCCATGTGGCGGGCAACTCCCTGGGCGGCCTGCTGGCCCTGGAACTGGGCCGCGAAAAACTCGTACGGTCCGTCACCGCGCTGGCACCGGCGGGGTTCTGGACGCAGTCCGAGCGGCGTTACGCCTTCGGCGTGCTGCGGACGATGCGCGCGCTCGCCCGGCGGATGCCGTTGCCACTGGTCGAGCGGCTCTCCCGGACGGCGGCCGGCCGCAGCGTCCTGACCAGCACCATCTACGCCCGTCCGGCCCGCCGTTCGCCCGAAGCGGTGGTGGCCGAGACCCTGGCCCTCGCGCGGGCGAGCGGATTCGAGGAGATCCTCCGGACGGGCGTCGGCGTCCGCTTCACCGACGTCCTGCCCGGCATCCCCGTCACCGTGGCCTGGGGCACCAAGGACCGGCTGCTGGTGCGCCGCCAGGGAGCGCGCGCCAAGCAGATCATCCCCCGGGCCCGGCTCGTGCGCCTGCCCGGCTGCGGGCACGTCCCGATGAACGACGACCCGGCCCTGGTCGCGCGCGTCCTCCTGGACGGCAGCCGCTGA
- a CDS encoding SWIM zinc finger family protein, producing the protein MTRSLQAVAYCRPSALEPSAGGQFLGLETSRGATPSGVQDHPRFFSGFLTSPQVASAGLLAVADVAAARYYKPQLRASLDPVVTGNGDRLRFESFSGCCGVYARLDVLRSGLDGGEVGHGTTNVDVNNPLREALSRIGSDDPLHMRVGPEELAVTTLDGPVVEKKVPLPDRWLRGFAEAQVIAAGFDLRAELPAAEAVRFLRSLPRSGPRGAGGGPRWVVPAGRVLRPTTRPVPGAVCLPGPERLAALQRVLRHATALRVYGPAVAGAAATAGAWEAVLPGMRLTLTLSPDASRGFSGEGGVLDALATDEAAEDAELIAVLLAWEPRVDVADLAASSGLTPERVRAALVRLGTSGRVGYDTAEAAYFHRELPYDADRAERHNPRLRAAHALVAAGAVAVDGALATVTAEDGHAHRVREDKGVLSCSCQWWAKYRGGRGPCKHALAVRMARRGAASSEQDLVKQDVARVDGGVR; encoded by the coding sequence ATGACGCGATCCTTGCAGGCCGTGGCCTATTGCCGACCCTCCGCGCTGGAACCCTCCGCGGGCGGACAGTTCCTCGGACTTGAGACGTCCAGGGGTGCGACGCCCTCGGGCGTCCAGGACCATCCGCGGTTCTTCTCAGGCTTCCTGACGTCTCCTCAGGTTGCCTCGGCCGGGCTGCTGGCGGTGGCGGACGTCGCGGCCGCCCGCTATTACAAGCCGCAGTTGCGCGCCTCCCTCGACCCGGTGGTGACGGGGAACGGCGACCGGCTGCGCTTCGAGTCCTTCTCCGGCTGCTGCGGGGTGTACGCGCGCCTGGACGTGCTGCGCTCCGGCCTGGACGGCGGCGAGGTGGGGCACGGCACGACGAACGTCGACGTCAACAACCCGCTGCGCGAGGCGCTGTCCCGGATCGGCTCGGACGATCCGCTCCATATGCGGGTGGGCCCGGAAGAGCTGGCCGTGACCACCCTGGACGGACCCGTGGTGGAGAAGAAGGTGCCGCTGCCGGACCGTTGGTTGCGCGGGTTCGCGGAGGCCCAGGTCATAGCCGCCGGCTTCGATCTGCGGGCCGAACTGCCGGCCGCCGAGGCCGTGCGGTTCCTGCGGTCGCTGCCGCGGAGCGGGCCGCGGGGTGCCGGGGGCGGTCCGCGGTGGGTGGTTCCGGCGGGTCGCGTCCTGCGGCCGACCACCCGGCCCGTGCCGGGCGCGGTCTGCCTGCCCGGGCCCGAGCGGCTTGCCGCGCTGCAGCGGGTGCTGAGGCATGCGACAGCCCTGCGCGTGTACGGCCCGGCAGTCGCGGGCGCCGCCGCCACGGCCGGCGCCTGGGAGGCGGTCCTGCCCGGCATGCGGCTGACGCTGACGCTGTCGCCCGACGCCTCGCGCGGGTTCTCCGGCGAGGGCGGGGTGCTGGACGCGCTCGCCACCGACGAGGCGGCCGAGGACGCGGAGCTGATCGCGGTGCTGCTGGCCTGGGAACCCCGCGTCGACGTCGCCGACCTCGCCGCCTCCTCCGGGCTCACCCCGGAGCGGGTCCGGGCGGCGCTGGTCCGGCTCGGCACCTCGGGCCGGGTCGGCTACGACACCGCGGAGGCGGCGTACTTCCACCGGGAGCTGCCCTACGACGCGGATCGCGCCGAGCGGCACAACCCGCGTCTGCGGGCCGCCCACGCGCTCGTCGCCGCGGGAGCGGTCGCCGTCGACGGCGCCCTGGCGACGGTGACGGCCGAGGACGGGCACGCGCACCGGGTGCGTGAGGACAAGGGCGTACTCAGCTGCAGTTGCCAGTGGTGGGCGAAGTACCGGGGCGGGCGCGGGCCCTGCAAACACGCGCTGGCGGTGCGGATGGCGCGGCGGGGCGCCGCCTCATCGGAGCAGGACCTTGTGAAGCAGGACGTGGCACGAGTCGACGGGGGTGTGCGATGA
- a CDS encoding DUF7824 domain-containing protein — protein sequence MTSLMEAVRAGRTAEVIGLLNAMTDAERRAYFPELKALRKELRATRWDTPSRRAYPALYVAGVACQTGAAGVASWISAADMRWPGVSPAVLLRVLADRETGWLADLADRLAQRPASSGVPYELMSALVRLAGCPVPTTNAYVRGWAQQVGGEWRHGNTLVERLRTDPHLVPLVAALFEVNDIGGLLQWAADEGPGSWHGALGQLTAEGRLDRKATVDACVARLLRGGTTADHRAFLRVLTSLALTREEQRERVADWMALTSDAVPPVASHAQSVLSTLALDGQLSHRHLAEVSGAVLFRPERKLVRAQLVLLGKVLARDAAAADELLPAVAQAFGHEDAGVQERALKLAQRHVMKVRSAEVRADIALAAEELIPPLRSQAVGSLGAAPVKAAATYEEVLPLVPEPARLAPAAASVVELAEEVGAALESDTDVAGFERALDGLVRHAHRDRDALLRALEPVISRRWWDGTDQYYDLRLNHQFGDAQGSFDAAGGLDLLLVTLRGKLKTGTLHGSGRARTPGRTCVHTALSQAFDTRLWEVACRMRTDPLPFLLSTPTWSTGPLEPDELVERLDAYRRLGARVSEADFAQALLRVRRADRPAAAAAAERAAALGTAEGRRLARWLTAGAPVLPAIRRRTSASRILAESGELLELQEDFPEAFRALGEPSSAFTESRYCYHWDYSTRPHWLAVLPELRELVAVRLLRDLSSLAVDDTRGAASVLPPLAESGGEAGEATHLCVAYGLGARHPEDRLAAVDALLVLAARGQLDVSRLGADLGELVRDGAVKPLRLAESLRTAAATGAYATVWGLLGHALPPLLSDLAADKPDGPVRGLGDLLAVAAECAERSGARGDLPHLARAADRGGSSRLVAQARRLRGALAPEAAAA from the coding sequence ATGACATCGCTGATGGAGGCAGTGCGGGCTGGGCGGACGGCCGAGGTGATCGGTCTGCTGAACGCCATGACCGACGCCGAACGCCGGGCGTACTTCCCGGAGTTGAAGGCTCTGCGCAAGGAGCTCAGAGCGACCCGCTGGGACACGCCGTCCCGCCGCGCGTACCCGGCGCTGTACGTGGCCGGGGTCGCGTGCCAGACCGGCGCGGCCGGCGTGGCGAGCTGGATCTCGGCCGCCGACATGCGCTGGCCGGGAGTCTCCCCCGCCGTGCTGCTCCGCGTCCTCGCCGACCGGGAGACCGGGTGGCTCGCCGATCTGGCGGACCGGCTCGCCCAGCGGCCCGCCAGTTCAGGGGTGCCCTACGAACTGATGTCCGCCCTGGTGCGCCTGGCGGGCTGCCCGGTGCCGACGACCAACGCCTATGTACGAGGCTGGGCCCAGCAGGTGGGCGGCGAATGGCGGCACGGCAACACCTTGGTGGAGCGGCTGCGCACGGACCCGCACCTCGTACCGCTCGTGGCCGCGCTCTTCGAGGTGAACGACATCGGCGGCCTGCTGCAATGGGCGGCCGACGAAGGACCCGGCAGCTGGCACGGGGCGCTCGGGCAGCTCACGGCGGAGGGCCGACTCGACCGGAAGGCCACGGTCGACGCCTGCGTGGCGCGCCTGCTGCGGGGCGGCACGACCGCCGACCACCGGGCGTTCCTGCGGGTACTGACGTCCCTGGCGCTGACACGCGAGGAGCAGCGGGAGCGGGTGGCCGACTGGATGGCGCTCACCTCGGACGCGGTGCCCCCGGTGGCTTCGCACGCCCAGTCGGTGCTGAGCACGCTGGCCCTGGACGGGCAGCTGTCGCATCGCCACCTGGCCGAGGTCTCCGGTGCGGTGCTGTTCCGGCCGGAGCGCAAGCTGGTGCGGGCCCAGCTCGTCCTGCTCGGCAAGGTACTCGCCCGCGACGCCGCGGCGGCCGACGAGCTGCTGCCCGCCGTCGCGCAGGCCTTCGGGCACGAGGACGCCGGCGTGCAGGAACGGGCGCTCAAGCTCGCCCAGCGGCATGTGATGAAGGTCCGCTCCGCCGAGGTGCGTGCCGACATCGCGCTCGCGGCAGAGGAGCTGATCCCTCCGCTGCGCTCACAGGCGGTCGGATCGCTGGGCGCGGCACCGGTGAAGGCGGCCGCGACGTACGAGGAGGTGCTCCCGCTGGTTCCCGAGCCGGCGCGTCTCGCCCCCGCGGCGGCCTCGGTCGTCGAACTCGCCGAGGAGGTGGGGGCCGCGCTGGAGTCCGACACCGACGTGGCCGGTTTTGAACGCGCCCTGGACGGGCTGGTGCGCCACGCCCACCGCGACCGCGACGCCCTGCTCCGGGCGCTGGAACCGGTGATCTCCCGCCGGTGGTGGGACGGCACCGACCAGTACTACGACCTGCGGCTCAATCACCAATTCGGCGACGCCCAGGGCAGCTTCGACGCGGCCGGGGGCCTGGACCTGCTGCTCGTCACACTGCGGGGAAAGCTGAAGACCGGCACGCTGCACGGCTCGGGCCGGGCCAGGACTCCGGGCCGTACCTGCGTGCACACCGCGCTCTCCCAGGCCTTCGACACCCGCCTCTGGGAGGTGGCGTGCCGGATGCGCACGGATCCCCTGCCGTTCCTGCTCTCGACTCCCACCTGGAGCACGGGACCGCTGGAGCCGGACGAGCTGGTGGAGCGGCTCGACGCGTACCGGCGGCTGGGAGCACGCGTGTCGGAGGCCGACTTCGCGCAGGCGCTGCTCCGGGTGCGGCGGGCGGACCGCCCGGCGGCAGCGGCGGCGGCGGAGCGGGCGGCGGCCCTGGGCACGGCGGAGGGGAGGCGGCTCGCCCGCTGGCTGACCGCCGGCGCCCCCGTGCTGCCGGCGATCCGGCGCCGCACATCGGCCTCGCGGATACTGGCGGAGTCCGGTGAACTCCTCGAGCTGCAAGAGGACTTCCCCGAGGCCTTCCGCGCGCTGGGCGAGCCGTCCAGCGCCTTCACGGAAAGCCGCTACTGCTACCACTGGGACTACTCCACGCGCCCCCACTGGCTGGCCGTGCTGCCCGAACTGCGTGAGCTGGTGGCCGTGCGGCTCCTGCGGGACCTGTCCTCCCTGGCCGTGGACGACACGCGGGGCGCGGCCTCCGTCCTTCCGCCGCTGGCCGAGTCCGGCGGTGAGGCGGGCGAGGCGACGCACCTGTGTGTGGCGTACGGGCTGGGCGCCCGGCACCCGGAGGACCGGCTGGCCGCCGTGGACGCGCTGCTCGTCCTCGCCGCGCGCGGGCAGCTGGACGTCTCCCGTCTCGGCGCGGACCTCGGAGAGCTGGTGCGGGACGGCGCGGTGAAGCCGCTGCGGCTGGCGGAGTCGCTGCGCACGGCCGCGGCCACGGGGGCGTACGCCACCGTGTGGGGTCTGCTCGGCCACGCCCTGCCGCCGCTGCTCTCCGACCTCGCCGCCGACAAACCGGACGGGCCGGTGCGGGGGCTCGGTGATCTGCTGGCCGTGGCGGCCGAGTGCGCCGAGCGGTCGGGGGCGCGGGGCGACCTGCCGCATCTTGCGCGCGCGGCGGACCGGGGCGGCTCGTCGCGTCTGGTCGCACAGGCCCGCCGGCTGCGCGGCGCGCTGGCCCCGGAGGCGGCCGCCGCCTGA
- a CDS encoding RNA polymerase sigma-70 factor, whose translation MTTDTGTEVFEEHRPVLMGVAYRMLGRVADAEDVLQEAWLRWSAADRSAVREPRGYLVRVTTRLAIDRLRRIKASGESYVGPWLPEPLVTDLAQTVPDAEERAVLADSVSLAVLVVLETLSPLERAVFVLREAFGYPYAEIAALLDRGEPAVRQLAGRARRHVGERRPRYEADPDQRRDLTERFLAAAADGDLEGLMSLLAPDARLVGDSGGKARAPLRVLESADKVGRFLVGVAHEGITDPSVRFLEINGGPAVLMLSGGKPDSVFQLDVGDGRVQVVYIVRNPDKLRSLTA comes from the coding sequence GTGACCACCGATACCGGCACCGAAGTCTTCGAAGAGCACCGCCCCGTCCTCATGGGAGTCGCCTACCGCATGCTCGGGCGGGTCGCGGACGCCGAGGACGTGCTCCAGGAGGCCTGGCTGCGCTGGTCCGCCGCCGACCGGAGCGCCGTGCGCGAGCCGCGCGGCTACCTGGTGCGGGTCACCACCCGGCTCGCCATCGACCGGCTCCGCCGGATCAAGGCGAGCGGCGAGTCGTACGTCGGCCCCTGGCTGCCGGAACCGCTGGTCACTGATCTCGCGCAGACCGTCCCGGACGCGGAGGAGCGGGCCGTCCTCGCCGACTCCGTGTCACTCGCCGTGCTGGTCGTCCTGGAGACGCTGTCGCCGCTGGAGCGCGCGGTGTTCGTCCTGAGAGAGGCCTTCGGCTATCCGTACGCGGAGATCGCCGCCCTGCTCGACCGAGGCGAGCCCGCGGTCCGCCAACTGGCCGGCCGGGCCCGCAGGCACGTCGGCGAACGGCGGCCGCGCTACGAGGCCGACCCCGACCAGCGTCGCGACCTCACCGAGCGGTTCCTGGCCGCGGCGGCGGACGGCGACCTGGAGGGGCTGATGTCGCTGCTCGCGCCCGACGCCCGCCTGGTGGGCGACAGCGGCGGCAAGGCCAGGGCGCCGTTGCGGGTCCTGGAGAGTGCCGACAAGGTGGGCCGCTTCCTGGTCGGCGTGGCGCACGAGGGCATCACGGATCCGTCCGTCCGCTTCCTGGAGATCAACGGCGGCCCCGCCGTGCTGATGCTGTCCGGGGGCAAGCCCGACAGCGTCTTCCAGCTCGACGTGGGCGACGGGCGCGTCCAGGTCGTTTACATCGTCCGGAACCCCGACAAGCTGCGGTCCCTGACCGCCTGA
- a CDS encoding ROK family transcriptional regulator, with protein MGRLTGGDPSLLRRINSAVVLHALRATGCATLTEITRVTGLSRPTVEGVVEGLIEAGLVVETAAEEGAARRQGRPARRFRFRAEAGHLMGLEIGAHRVAALLADLDGRVVGSQAKDVEETAGADERLERLRGAVAELLRRAGVPRSSLRAVGVGTPGIVEADGTVRLGTALPGWTGLHLGERLSRSFKCPVLVENDANAAAVAEHWKGAATECDDMVFVLAGLSPGAGSLIGGRLHRGFGGAAGEIGALHLLGREATPETLLSTTDQPLHPLDERAVAEVFALARRGDLRAGAAVERFIQRLVHDVAALALALDPELVVIGGWAAGLDGVLEPLRRELDRYCLRPPKVTLSMLGEAAVATGALRLALDHVEEQLFAVEGTATARRAR; from the coding sequence GTGGGGCGGCTGACCGGCGGGGATCCCTCGCTGCTGCGAAGGATCAACTCCGCGGTGGTGCTGCACGCGCTGCGTGCCACGGGCTGCGCGACGCTCACGGAGATCACCCGGGTGACGGGGCTGTCCCGGCCGACGGTCGAGGGCGTCGTGGAGGGCCTGATCGAGGCGGGACTCGTCGTCGAGACGGCGGCCGAGGAGGGCGCCGCACGACGGCAGGGACGGCCCGCGCGCCGGTTCCGGTTCCGGGCCGAGGCCGGGCATCTGATGGGCCTGGAGATCGGCGCGCATCGGGTCGCCGCGCTGCTGGCCGACCTGGACGGCCGCGTGGTGGGTTCCCAGGCCAAGGACGTGGAGGAGACCGCCGGGGCGGACGAGCGGCTGGAGCGGCTGCGCGGCGCGGTCGCCGAACTGCTGCGCAGGGCCGGTGTCCCGCGCAGTTCGCTGCGGGCCGTCGGGGTCGGCACGCCCGGGATCGTCGAGGCGGACGGCACGGTACGGCTGGGCACGGCGCTGCCCGGGTGGACCGGCCTGCACCTGGGTGAGCGGCTGAGCCGATCGTTCAAGTGCCCGGTGCTGGTCGAGAACGACGCGAACGCTGCGGCGGTGGCCGAGCACTGGAAGGGCGCCGCCACCGAGTGCGACGACATGGTCTTCGTGCTGGCGGGGCTGAGCCCGGGCGCCGGTTCGCTGATCGGCGGGCGGCTGCACCGCGGGTTCGGCGGGGCCGCCGGTGAGATCGGCGCGCTGCACCTGCTGGGCCGGGAGGCGACCCCCGAGACGCTGCTGTCGACGACGGACCAGCCGCTGCATCCGCTGGACGAGCGGGCGGTGGCCGAGGTCTTCGCGCTGGCCCGCCGGGGTGACCTGCGGGCCGGCGCGGCCGTCGAGCGGTTCATCCAGCGACTCGTCCACGACGTGGCGGCGCTGGCGCTGGCCCTGGATCCGGAACTCGTCGTCATCGGCGGCTGGGCGGCCGGGCTGGATGGCGTACTGGAGCCGCTGCGGCGCGAACTGGACCGCTACTGCCTGCGGCCGCCCAAGGTGACCCTGTCGATGCTCGGCGAGGCAGCCGTGGCGACGGGCGCGCTCCGTCTGGCCCTCGACCACGTCGAGGAGCAGTTGTTCGCGGTCGAGGGCACAGCGACGGCCCGCCGGGCACGGTGA
- the mug gene encoding G/U mismatch-specific DNA glycosylase — protein MPDVVADGLRVLFCGINPGLMTAATGHHFARPGNRFWPVLHRSGFTPRLLRPAEQGELLSYGLGITNVVERPTARAQELTPREYREGGRLLALKVARLRPRWLAVVGVTAYRAAFGDRMAQVGPQERTFGDTRVWVLPNPSGLNAHWTAETMAEEFARLRVAAEAS, from the coding sequence GTGCCGGACGTCGTCGCGGACGGCCTGCGGGTGCTGTTCTGCGGCATCAACCCCGGTCTGATGACGGCCGCGACCGGCCACCACTTCGCCCGGCCCGGCAACCGGTTCTGGCCGGTGCTGCACCGGTCGGGGTTCACCCCGAGGCTGCTGCGGCCCGCGGAGCAGGGCGAGCTGCTGTCGTACGGGCTGGGCATCACGAACGTCGTGGAGCGGCCGACGGCCCGGGCGCAGGAGCTGACGCCCCGGGAGTACCGCGAGGGCGGACGGCTGCTGGCGCTGAAGGTCGCGCGGCTGCGGCCGAGGTGGCTGGCGGTGGTGGGCGTCACCGCGTACCGGGCGGCGTTCGGCGACCGTATGGCCCAAGTGGGTCCGCAGGAAAGGACGTTCGGCGACACGCGGGTGTGGGTGCTGCCCAACCCGAGCGGGCTGAACGCGCATTGGACGGCCGAGACGATGGCCGAGGAGTTCGCACGGCTGAGGGTGGCGGCGGAAGCGTCGTAG
- the purB gene encoding adenylosuccinate lyase, which produces MTSAPAKPRIPNVLAGRYASAELATLWSPEQKVRLERQLWLAVLRAQKDLGIEVPDEAIADYERVLDQVDLASIAEREKVTRHDVKARIEEFNDLAGHEHVHKGMTSRDLTENVEQLQIRLSLELMRDRTVAVLARLGRLAAEYGELVMAGRSHNVAAQATTLGKRFATAADELLVAHGRVEELLGRYPLRGVKGPVGTAQDMLDLLGGDASKLAELERRVAGHLGFSRAFTSVGQVYPRSLDYEVVTALVQLAAAPSSLAKTVRLMAGHELVTEGFKPGQVGSSAMPHKMNTRSCERVNGLMVILRGYASMTGELAGDQWNEGDVSCSVVRRVALPDAFFALDGLLETFLTVLDEFGAFPAVIARELDRYLPFLATTKVLMGAVRAGVGREVAHEAIKENAVATALAMREQGAERNDLLDKLAADDRLPLDRARLDALMADKLSFTGAAADQVGTVVGRIEEIVKQHPAAAAYAPGAIL; this is translated from the coding sequence GTGACTTCAGCGCCCGCCAAGCCCCGCATCCCGAACGTCCTCGCCGGACGTTACGCCTCCGCCGAGCTCGCCACGCTCTGGTCGCCCGAGCAGAAGGTCAGGCTGGAACGGCAGCTCTGGCTCGCCGTGCTGCGCGCCCAGAAGGACCTCGGCATCGAGGTGCCGGACGAGGCGATCGCCGACTACGAGCGGGTCCTCGACCAGGTCGACCTGGCCTCGATCGCGGAGCGCGAGAAGGTCACCCGGCACGACGTGAAGGCGCGGATCGAGGAGTTCAACGACCTCGCCGGGCACGAGCACGTGCACAAGGGCATGACCTCCCGCGACCTGACGGAGAACGTCGAGCAGTTGCAGATCCGGCTCTCGCTGGAGCTGATGCGGGACCGCACGGTAGCCGTCCTCGCCCGGCTGGGCAGGCTGGCCGCCGAGTACGGCGAGCTGGTCATGGCCGGCCGCTCGCACAACGTCGCCGCGCAGGCCACCACCCTCGGCAAGCGTTTCGCGACCGCGGCGGACGAGCTGCTGGTGGCCCACGGGCGGGTCGAGGAGCTGCTGGGCCGCTACCCGCTGCGCGGGGTCAAGGGCCCGGTGGGCACGGCCCAGGACATGCTGGACCTGCTCGGCGGCGACGCGTCGAAGCTCGCGGAGCTGGAGCGGCGCGTCGCCGGGCACCTCGGCTTCTCGCGGGCGTTCACCTCGGTCGGCCAGGTCTACCCGCGCTCGCTGGACTACGAGGTCGTCACCGCGCTGGTGCAGCTCGCGGCGGCGCCCTCCTCGCTGGCGAAGACGGTTCGGCTGATGGCCGGGCACGAGCTGGTCACCGAGGGCTTCAAGCCGGGCCAGGTCGGCTCCTCCGCGATGCCGCACAAGATGAACACCCGCTCCTGCGAGCGCGTCAACGGCCTGATGGTGATCCTGCGCGGCTACGCCTCGATGACCGGCGAGCTGGCGGGCGACCAGTGGAACGAGGGCGACGTGTCCTGCTCGGTGGTGCGCCGGGTCGCGCTGCCGGACGCGTTCTTCGCGCTGGACGGGCTGCTGGAGACGTTCCTGACGGTGCTCGACGAGTTCGGCGCCTTCCCCGCGGTGATCGCCCGCGAGCTGGACCGCTACCTGCCGTTCCTGGCCACCACCAAGGTGCTGATGGGTGCCGTGCGGGCCGGGGTCGGCCGCGAGGTCGCCCATGAGGCGATCAAGGAGAACGCCGTCGCGACCGCGCTCGCCATGCGCGAGCAGGGCGCCGAGCGCAACGACCTCCTCGACAAGCTGGCCGCCGACGACCGCCTTCCGCTCGACCGTGCCCGGCTGGACGCGCTGATGGCCGACAAGCTGTCCTTCACCGGCGCGGCGGCCGACCAGGTCGGCACGGTCGTGGGCCGGATCGAGGAGATCGTGAAGCAGCACCCGGCGGCCGCGGCCTACGCGCCGGGGGCGATCCTCTGA
- a CDS encoding GntR family transcriptional regulator → MGTTQLESVPEPKYWHLKTLLSEALDSEFSVGEILPNERELAARFGVARATLRQALEQLELEGRLQRRRGVGTTVAPPRVGVAVGTEQHAWPGASGDAWQSVDCTRAVAPAAIADALEVGHEEPVHMVRRSRMSHGQPVAAELLYVPDASVPDLSAIDAPSGPARARAVLRELHRLGLEGQDRSVELGSARADDAKELDRLPGAPVLVVTTRFVVEGRTAAISVATYRADTCRLTFGDSGGVEIHHGPHQQAS, encoded by the coding sequence GTGGGGACCACGCAGCTGGAATCGGTGCCGGAGCCGAAGTACTGGCATCTCAAGACCTTGCTCAGCGAAGCACTGGACTCCGAGTTCTCGGTGGGCGAGATCCTGCCCAACGAACGAGAGCTCGCCGCCCGCTTCGGCGTGGCCCGTGCCACGCTGCGCCAGGCGCTGGAGCAGCTGGAGCTGGAGGGACGGCTGCAGCGCCGCCGCGGTGTCGGTACGACCGTCGCACCGCCACGCGTGGGTGTGGCCGTAGGCACCGAACAGCACGCCTGGCCGGGAGCGTCCGGCGACGCCTGGCAGAGCGTCGACTGCACCCGGGCCGTCGCGCCGGCCGCGATCGCCGACGCCCTGGAGGTTGGCCACGAGGAGCCCGTGCACATGGTGCGCCGCTCCCGGATGAGCCACGGCCAGCCGGTCGCCGCCGAGCTGCTCTACGTTCCGGACGCGTCGGTGCCCGACCTGAGCGCCATCGACGCGCCTTCCGGGCCGGCACGCGCGCGTGCCGTGCTGCGCGAGCTGCATCGCCTCGGGCTGGAGGGCCAGGACCGCTCGGTCGAGCTGGGCTCGGCCCGCGCGGACGACGCCAAGGAGCTCGACCGGCTGCCCGGCGCCCCCGTCCTCGTCGTCACCACCCGCTTCGTCGTCGAGGGACGCACGGCCGCGATCTCCGTCGCCACCTACCGCGCCGACACCTGCCGCCTGACCTTCGGCGACTCGGGCGGCGTGGAAATACACCACGGCCCGCACCAGCAGGCGTCCTAG